A region of the Vibrio tubiashii genome:
CAGAAGTTCGGGTAATCAAGGTCTGTGATATGGCTCGCATCACCCTTGAACAGCATCTCTTTTTCAAAGTTAAGCAGTTCCGCATTCTCGCGAGATGCCTTTTTCCACCATGTATCAAAATGCTTGCCAGATACTACTTCTGTACCGACACGCTGATCGTAGAAGTCAAATAGCTCGTCGTCATCAACCAGAATGTCACGACGGCGAGATTTGTGCTCAAGCTCTTCAACTTCTTGCAATAGCTTGCGATTTTGCTTGAAGAACGCGTGCTTGGTCTCCCATTCGCCTTCAACCAGTGCGCTACGGATAAAGATTTCGCGGCTTACGGTCTGATTTATGCTGCCATAATTCACCAGACGCTTAGGCACAATTGGTACTCCGTATAGCATCACTTTCTCGTGTGCCATAACTGCAGAGCGCTTCTTCGACCAATGTGGTTCACTGTAGCTGCGCTTAATCAGGTGTTTGGCTAAAGGTTCAATCCACTCCGGTTGAATCTTAGCAATGACTCTACCCCACAGCTTTGAGGTTTCCACCAGCTCTGCGGACATAATCCACTTCGGCTGCTTCTTGAAAAGGCCCGAAGCAGGGAAGATATGAAAACGAGCGTTACGAGCGCCTTGATATTCATTCTTCTCGGCATCTTTCATACCAATGTGGGACAGCAGACCAACAAGAATCGCACTGTGTACCCCTTGATAGCTTGCTGGCTCATCATTCAATTTGAAGTCCATTTCACGCATCGCTTGATGGACTTGGAAATAAACGTCCTGCCACTCTCGTACACGTAAGTAGTTGAGGTAATCTTGTTTACACTGCTTACGGAACTGGTTGCCAGACAGCTTTTTCTGCTGTTTCTGAATGTAATCCCACAAGTTAACAAACGTAAGGAAGTCAGACTCTTCATGGAAGAAACGGCGATGCTTATCATCCGACGATTGCTGTTTGTCGCTTGGGCGCTCGCGCGGGTCTTGAATAGACAAGGCAGAAGCGATGATCATCAGCTCTTTCAATGCACCGTATTTAGGCGCTTCAAGCACCATACGAGCTAAGCGCGGGTCAATGGGCAGCTTGGCTAACTGACGACCGACTGACGTCAAGCGTTTTTTCGGGTCTTTGGCTTTTTCGTTGATCGCGCCTAGCTCTTCTAACAGTCTTACACCGTCTTGAATGTTGCGCTTATCTGGCGCTTCCACGAATGGGAAAGCTTCAATGTCACCTAAACCGAGTGCAGTCATCTGCAAGATAACCGACGCTAGGTTGGTACGCAGAATCTCTGGATCGGTGAACTCAGGGCGAGAATTGTAATCGTCTTCCGAGTAAAGGCGGATACAGATACCTTCTTCAACACGGCCACAACGACCTTTACGTTGGTTTGCGCTCGCTTGAGAAACCGGTTCAATCGGCAGGCGCTGTACCTTAGTTCGGTAACTGTAACGACTGATACGAGCTGTACCTGGGTCAATGACATACTTGATACCCGGTACCGTTAACGAGGTTTCTGCCACGTTGGTTGCCAATACAATTCGGCGACCCGCATGGGGTTGGAATATCTTGTTTTGCTCACCTGCAGACAATCGCGCGTACAGGGGCACAATTTCCGTGCTCTTTAGGTTGCGTTTAGCCAGTGCATCTGCAGTATCACGAATTTCACGCTCACCGTTCATAAAGATCAGGATATCACCCAGACCTTCATCGCATAGCTCATCAACCGCTTCGAAAATACCGTCTAATTGGTCGCGATCAACATCGTCCTCACCACGCAGTGGGCGATAGCGCGTTTCCACTGGGTAAGTACGCCCCGACACTTCAATAATCGGTGCATTGCTAAAATGCTTCGAAAAACGCTCTGGGTCGATGGTTGCCGACGTGATGATCACTTTTAGATCAGGACGACGCGGTAAAAGTTCTTTCAAATACCCCAAGATAAAATCGATGTTTAAGCTACGTTCGTGCGCTTCATCGATAATGATGGTGTCATATTGATTGAGATAGCGATCGTGTTGGATCTCTGCCAGCAAAATACCATCAGTCATCAGCTTAATTTGAGTGTTCTCTGAGATTTGGTCGTTAAAACGAACCTTGTAGCCGACATACTCGCCAAGCTTGGTTTCCATCTCTTCAGCAATTCGATTCGCCACCGAACGCGCCGCTAAACGACGAGGCTGTGTATGACCAATCAAGCCAAACTTTCCACGACCGAGCTCCGCACAGATCTTAGGTAGCTGAGTCGTTTTACCTGATCCGGTTTCACCCGCGACGATAACCACTTGGTTTTGCTCGATCGCTTGCGCAATGTCATCCTTCTTCTGGCTAACAGGCAGAATTTCAGGGTATTCAATCTTAGGGATGTAATTGGTGCGCTGCTCTGCTTCCATCATAGATTTGGCAATATCGAGCGCGATCTCGTCAAACACCGCATTACGTGAGGCTTCTTTTTTAATTTTATTTGCCCCGGAGATACGTTTGCTTAGACGAAATCTATCTTTCAGCATGCACTGGTTCAGCGCTTTGCGAAGAGAAGCAGCAGTGTTAGCCTGAACTTGGCTATCTGCCGATTTTGAGTTTTCTGGCTGTGACGAAGTCAAAGCGTTTCCTATTGTTATCTTGATCTAAAACGCGCGAATTGTATCACAGAAATTCGCGATAGGTTGAGTCGGCAAGCGCTTTATTTATAGCCAACAAAGGCTTATACAGACGGCTTTCAAGCACTATTGGATTCAATAAAAGAGCGGCTCACTGCCGCTCGAATTTGTAGACTTAGAAATCAATTTGAAGGTAGAGGGTGTTGTAGTTACTGCCACCTTTGATACGCCCATATTGGGAAGCACTTTCAAATATCGCACTACGGTGATGGATAGAATAGCCAAACCACATGTTATCGAAGTCTCGGTTGTTGATGAGATCGCCTAAATTCACGTCAAACGAGAAATCCAAGTAATTAAGCAAATGGCTCGGTGTGTAGCCTTTGGATTTCATTTCTTCGTTTTCAACATAAGTCATGCTGTCGATGTATGACATCCCTTCTGCAACACCAAAACGCCACTTGGTTGGCCAATCAAACGTGTAATACGCCTTAATCGCTGCAATATATTCGGTTGCGCTAGACTGAACCTCAGATGACCAGTGATGAACGATGCCCGGTGTAAAGTATATATCTAAAGGAATACCAAACAGCTCATCGGTCAATGGATGACCATAAAACACCGAACTCATCTGATTGTTGTACGGATCTTTTTCAGTGTTAAATGTGATGATGTCACCGATATTGGATGGCGTTGCCCAACCATGTGCGAAGCGAACATATCGTTTATTGGCTAGTTCAGACTTTGGCGCTTTAGTTTTGTCATTAAAGAACCCAAAGCCAACATAAAACTCACCTTGATACCTATCTTTGACCGCATCGGAATGGTAAGCACTATGATCTAGTCGTGTCACACTCGTCGCGCCAAGCAAGTAAAGATTGGAGTGTACGTGGTAACGTGCTTTTAAGCCCACTTTCGCATCAATCCCGGCACCAATGGTTTGCTTGGTCGTCTCGGAAAAGGCGTAATACTCGCTGTTAAAATCTGCATCTTTGTAACGTAGCGTTGCATGCGGCTCAAGTTCCCAGTCGCCATATTCATACTTTGCTGACGCGCGTAAGTTGGCATGAAAGCGTAAATCTTTATCGCTCATCAGCTCAGTGTCTAGCCACCACTTATCATCAAGTTTGTACCTAAGCTGGCCGCCAAAGTCGACTGAGTCACCCTGATTGGCATTTTGCACCGCAGCCGGAATATCGACAAAGCGCAGCCTCATTAGGGCGTTAAGCTGAAACTGCTCGTCTTCACTTTGATGAAGGTAAGCGCCGCCTTCGAGACCATTTACAAAAACGTAGTCATTATTGAAGTACATCATGGGAACAAATGTACTCACGGTATGGTCACCATCATGGGTATCGAAAGGTATGGTTGCCGTTCGATATACCGCCGCGATTCCCCAATCTTGCTCGCTCATCGATCGCGTTTCTTCAGCGCTCGATGATACCGACATTAAGCCACTGACAGCAAAAGCTAACGCTGACAGACGTTTACTAGTTATCATTTTTTGCCCAAACGTGACTAAAGCACTCAAAAACTAACCAATTAAAACAGTTAATACTTATGTTTCTCGGTCATTCGTCGTTAAAATATAAATATATGATCCCTTAAATCAAAAAATTGTGAAAGCCTCAGAACTAAAAAGATTAATCGAGTCCTTGCCAGATAACACAGATCCAGACATTGTCACTGGAGAATGTTGGCTGCCTGAACGTCTGCTCGATGCTAGTCTCGACGGTGACCTGATGTTTCTCTCTTTCGACACGGCCCCTGAAGAAGCACAAGGCGAAGAAGAAGGCAGAGGATTTGTCGAACATGAAATTGAGATGATTCGTCATCGATTCGAACAGATCATAGAAGAGCAATCTGACACAAAAACCAAAGCTGATGCCATGCTGGCTTTATTTTTGATGGGGCATGAACTTTCTAGTTCAGAAATCATCGAAGTCCTTGAAGACCCTGAACTCCCTGAGTCACCAACTGAGTAGTCAATGAATAGCAGTTTACCTTTCCTAATTGCCGGACCTATCTTACGTAAAACCACTTCTAAAGAGCTTGTTTTTTGGCTCGTCACTAGCGAACCGCTAAATGGTCATTTTGAACTCAAATTAGAGCCGCAGTTAGGGACGCTTTTTTCACAAGACCTTAGCGAATGCCAGCAACTTGCCATTGGTAAACACTGTTATTTAACGCTTGCCCAGTTCAAAGGCGAGTTCCCGACCAATGTCGCGCTCAGCTATGATTTTATTACTCAACACGGCGCGCTGACTTCACTCTATCCTGAGTTACTTTACAGCGATGAACAGAGCCTGACGTTTAAAATATCGACTAAATCAGACTATATTCTTCACGGGTCGTGTCGTAACCCGCATCATCCCAGCAAAGATGCACTGATTCAGATTAACGCGAAGGTGGCGAGTCAGGCTTTAGAAGAGCGCCCAGATCTGCTCATGATGAGTGGTGATCAGATCTATGCGGATCATGTGGCAGGGCCAACCCTAGATGCCATTTTACAGACCATCAAATTGCTTGGTCTACCAGATGAGCAGTTTGAGCAAGCGCCCATCAGTTCAAGCCAAGAATTGTACGCTCACCCTGACTGTTATTATGGTCGTGACAACATTCTGCCTCATTATGTTGACGATGGCAGTTGGCTTACGAAACTGTTCCCACATCGCAATACCCCTATTTTTAGTTCTCGCGAAGCAGAAAACCACTTGGTGACTTTTTCCGAGTTCTTCGCCATGTATTTGTTGGTCTGGTCTCCTACGCTGTGGCCTTACCTCAATACCAACAACTTACTTGATAAGAAATTTATTCACGCGAAAAAGCCCATTCCCCCCCTATTTCAACAACAGTGGCGTGAAGAAAAAGCGATTATCGATGAATTCGTAGCGGGTTTACCTCAAGTCCAACGACTATTCGCTCACATCCCGACTTATATGATTTTTGATGATCATGATGTGACTGACGATTGGAACCTAACCATAGGTTGGGAGAAAGCGGCTTACGGCAACCCGTTCTCTAACCGCATCATAGGTAATGGACTGATTGCTTATTGGCTCTGCCAAGGCTGGGGAAACGAGCCAGATAACTTTAATCAAGAGTTTCTCGCTATCGCTGAGCGGTTCTTAAGCCAACCCGGCGGCCAACAGCAAGACGACTTTATCCAATACCTCTATACCTTCGAGCGTTGGCACTACACGGTTCATAGTTCCCCTAAAGTGGTTGTACTCGATACCCGTACTCGCCGTTGGCGCTCTGAGTCGCGTATGAACAAACCTTCGGGTTTAATGGACTGGGAAGCATTGGTTGAGTTTCAGCAAGAACTCATGCATCAAGATAAAGTGGTTATTGTTTCTGCTGCCCCTATGTTTGGGGTTAAGTTTATCGAAGCCTTGCAAAAAGGCGCGACAATGCTTGGTCAGCCATTACTCATTGATGCTGAAAACTGGATGGCTCATCCCGGCAGTGCCAATACGCTGTTGAGTATTTTCACCCATACCAAAACACCGACCAACTTTGTGATCCTCTCAGGCGATGTGCATTACTCGTTCGCCTATGACATAAAACTTAGGTTCCGACGCAATAGTCCTAACATTTTCCAAATTACTTGTAGTGGGTTTAAAAATCAGTTCCCCGAACCACTGCTTGGCTTTTGTGACCATGCGGATAGGCTGCTCTATTCTCCGCGCTCACCACTTAACTTTTTGACCAAACGGAAGCGCCTTAAGATCAAAAAGCGCGATCCCAATACCGAAGGCGTACGTCGCTTAGTCAACACCAGTGCTGTGGGTGAGCTGAAATTGGATGACCATGGCAAGCCAGAACGGATCTCCATTCTCACGGGAGATGGAGTGGAATGGGACTTCCCGCCAATAAAAGAAAAGTAAGGTTTTTGTAAAGACCCTTGAGATGTTCTCAGATAAGCACTATTTATAAAAATAGTGTTATCGCAAAGGTTTTTAATATGCTCAATTCAATCACCTCGCTTTTCAAACAGTTACTTGAAGGTCACGATTTAGGCCACAACACCCAGCCTGATGTTAATCTTGCTATCGCATGCCTGCTTTGTGAAGTCGCCGGTGCCGACCATCAAATAGAACAAGTTGAAATTGAAGCAAAACGCCATCTGTTAACGCGTTTACTCGATTTAGATGAAACAGCAGCTAAGACTCTATTGAGCCGTGCTGAAATGCGCAGCAAAGACTCGGCTTCTCTCTACGACTTCACCTCCCAGCTTCGAGAGTTGAGCCAAGAGACCCGATTCGCCCTCATCAAAGCTATGTGGGAAGTCGCGAATGCCGATGGCGAGATTGACCCACTAGAGGACTCGGTCATACGGAAAACAGCAGAATTGCTCTATGTCGACCACAGTGAATTTATACGAGCCAAACTATCCGTCATTGACGACACAGATAACAATAAAGAAACTTAACTCTCTGAAACAAAGTGTTTTTGTGCGGATTAGTCCGGCAATTTAAATCGACAAGGAACTCTGTGATTGTGTTGGCACAATGCGTAATCGCGTTTGTTTATATTGGAGTAAATTCGATATGATACTGATTAAACATGAAGCCACACAAATCAGCGCTTTTACTTACCGCGCTTGCCTTTAATTCTTACGCTGACACCCATTTACCTTCTGGACAAGATTGGATCAATCACGCCACGTTTGGCTTAGCGCCATATTGGATGATGCAAACTGCGCAAGGAGAGCCAGTAGGTAACTTTCCAACATTTCGCTGCGATGACGGCGCTCTTCTTAACGTCAATAATGTTTGCCCTGAACTAGACAGAGGTTGGATTCGCCCAAACTTCGATCGTGACTACACGCGGATGAAATCTCGGCAAACTTATGCTTATGGCGTTTTGTTTCACATAAGTGGAGACCCAAAAGCGTTAGAGCTCGCCAAGCAAGGGGCTTACTACTTAATTAACCATCTGCAAGATAAAGAAAATGGCGGATTCATAAGCTTCACCAAACAAGGTGTCCCGGGATTAAACTGGAAACAGCGCACATCCCAAGACCAAGCCTATGCTTTGGTCGGCCTAGCGATGTATTACTACCTAACTCAAGACAAAACTGTTGAGCATGCGCTGATTGAACAGCAAGCCTTTATCTTTGATAAATATCGACTAGCGGATGATCAAGGTCTGGCTTGGGTACTAGAGGATGGTGACGGAGAGAGTGCACGTCAACGAGAACTAGTCGCTCAGCTTGACCAAATCAACGGCTATTTATTGTTAGTCGCTCCCCTACTTCCTGAACCCGCAAAGTCAAAATGGTTGGCAGATCTATCTTGGC
Encoded here:
- the hrpA gene encoding ATP-dependent RNA helicase HrpA codes for the protein MLKDRFRLSKRISGANKIKKEASRNAVFDEIALDIAKSMMEAEQRTNYIPKIEYPEILPVSQKKDDIAQAIEQNQVVIVAGETGSGKTTQLPKICAELGRGKFGLIGHTQPRRLAARSVANRIAEEMETKLGEYVGYKVRFNDQISENTQIKLMTDGILLAEIQHDRYLNQYDTIIIDEAHERSLNIDFILGYLKELLPRRPDLKVIITSATIDPERFSKHFSNAPIIEVSGRTYPVETRYRPLRGEDDVDRDQLDGIFEAVDELCDEGLGDILIFMNGEREIRDTADALAKRNLKSTEIVPLYARLSAGEQNKIFQPHAGRRIVLATNVAETSLTVPGIKYVIDPGTARISRYSYRTKVQRLPIEPVSQASANQRKGRCGRVEEGICIRLYSEDDYNSRPEFTDPEILRTNLASVILQMTALGLGDIEAFPFVEAPDKRNIQDGVRLLEELGAINEKAKDPKKRLTSVGRQLAKLPIDPRLARMVLEAPKYGALKELMIIASALSIQDPRERPSDKQQSSDDKHRRFFHEESDFLTFVNLWDYIQKQQKKLSGNQFRKQCKQDYLNYLRVREWQDVYFQVHQAMREMDFKLNDEPASYQGVHSAILVGLLSHIGMKDAEKNEYQGARNARFHIFPASGLFKKQPKWIMSAELVETSKLWGRVIAKIQPEWIEPLAKHLIKRSYSEPHWSKKRSAVMAHEKVMLYGVPIVPKRLVNYGSINQTVSREIFIRSALVEGEWETKHAFFKQNRKLLQEVEELEHKSRRRDILVDDDELFDFYDQRVGTEVVSGKHFDTWWKKASRENAELLNFEKEMLFKGDASHITDLDYPNFWHQSGLKLKLSYQFEPGEDNDGVTVHLPLPILNQVEQAGFDWQIPGLRHELVVSLIKSLPKTIRKNFVPAPNYADAFLARATPMEAPLLDSLEKELRRMTGVEVLREDWNLEQVPDHLKVTFRAVDHRNRKLKENRDLHELKESLKDKVQETLSKVADDDIEQQGLHTWSFGELPKVYQQKRGGYDVKAYPAIVDTKDSVEIKLYETEHEQVSAMQAGQRRLILLNVPSPIKYLHSNLPNKSKLGLYFNPYGKVLDLIDDCIACGVDKLIEEKGGLVWQPEQFEQLKEHVRAELGDTVVEIAQQVETILTTAFNINKKLKGKIDFTMAFALSDIKAQIESLIFKGFATECGWKRLPDILRYMKAIERRMEKLPIDPNKDRLHMLKIESVTNDYKELLNKIPKGMVVPDNVKDVRWMIEELRVSYFAQQLGTPYPVSDKRVKMAIDAC
- a CDS encoding MipA/OmpV family protein, whose product is MITSKRLSALAFAVSGLMSVSSSAEETRSMSEQDWGIAAVYRTATIPFDTHDGDHTVSTFVPMMYFNNDYVFVNGLEGGAYLHQSEDEQFQLNALMRLRFVDIPAAVQNANQGDSVDFGGQLRYKLDDKWWLDTELMSDKDLRFHANLRASAKYEYGDWELEPHATLRYKDADFNSEYYAFSETTKQTIGAGIDAKVGLKARYHVHSNLYLLGATSVTRLDHSAYHSDAVKDRYQGEFYVGFGFFNDKTKAPKSELANKRYVRFAHGWATPSNIGDIITFNTEKDPYNNQMSSVFYGHPLTDELFGIPLDIYFTPGIVHHWSSEVQSSATEYIAAIKAYYTFDWPTKWRFGVAEGMSYIDSMTYVENEEMKSKGYTPSHLLNYLDFSFDVNLGDLINNRDFDNMWFGYSIHHRSAIFESASQYGRIKGGSNYNTLYLQIDF
- a CDS encoding alkaline phosphatase family protein; its protein translation is MNSSLPFLIAGPILRKTTSKELVFWLVTSEPLNGHFELKLEPQLGTLFSQDLSECQQLAIGKHCYLTLAQFKGEFPTNVALSYDFITQHGALTSLYPELLYSDEQSLTFKISTKSDYILHGSCRNPHHPSKDALIQINAKVASQALEERPDLLMMSGDQIYADHVAGPTLDAILQTIKLLGLPDEQFEQAPISSSQELYAHPDCYYGRDNILPHYVDDGSWLTKLFPHRNTPIFSSREAENHLVTFSEFFAMYLLVWSPTLWPYLNTNNLLDKKFIHAKKPIPPLFQQQWREEKAIIDEFVAGLPQVQRLFAHIPTYMIFDDHDVTDDWNLTIGWEKAAYGNPFSNRIIGNGLIAYWLCQGWGNEPDNFNQEFLAIAERFLSQPGGQQQDDFIQYLYTFERWHYTVHSSPKVVVLDTRTRRWRSESRMNKPSGLMDWEALVEFQQELMHQDKVVIVSAAPMFGVKFIEALQKGATMLGQPLLIDAENWMAHPGSANTLLSIFTHTKTPTNFVILSGDVHYSFAYDIKLRFRRNSPNIFQITCSGFKNQFPEPLLGFCDHADRLLYSPRSPLNFLTKRKRLKIKKRDPNTEGVRRLVNTSAVGELKLDDHGKPERISILTGDGVEWDFPPIKEK
- a CDS encoding tellurite resistance TerB family protein, with the translated sequence MLNSITSLFKQLLEGHDLGHNTQPDVNLAIACLLCEVAGADHQIEQVEIEAKRHLLTRLLDLDETAAKTLLSRAEMRSKDSASLYDFTSQLRELSQETRFALIKAMWEVANADGEIDPLEDSVIRKTAELLYVDHSEFIRAKLSVIDDTDNNKET
- a CDS encoding AGE family epimerase/isomerase, whose product is MKPHKSALLLTALAFNSYADTHLPSGQDWINHATFGLAPYWMMQTAQGEPVGNFPTFRCDDGALLNVNNVCPELDRGWIRPNFDRDYTRMKSRQTYAYGVLFHISGDPKALELAKQGAYYLINHLQDKENGGFISFTKQGVPGLNWKQRTSQDQAYALVGLAMYYYLTQDKTVEHALIEQQAFIFDKYRLADDQGLAWVLEDGDGESARQRELVAQLDQINGYLLLVAPLLPEPAKSKWLADLSWLTQVLVRHYHSDQEQRFYGAIHHKAVMMADAKHNDFGHTIKAYWMTYLTGQTLGNTQWKEFGFNGMKQTLQQAKNTRNFSSVAYLFDEPLTTHWQGEDIIAWRSRPYTDACSSWEWAELDQAAMTVSMVDSSMNDVLEFTLPTYHDAWVDHKYGGVGLDPKSTKAFHWGNGYHQFEHALIGYLFAQQSSRQAAQLYYARPKNSTLAFAPYYYRGEVKKVTSLSGEKIQQVSFEDIRP